GCGGTGCGGCCGGATTGAAGCCGGCGCTTGCTGCGGTCGATCGCGGCGCGCATGTGGCGCTCGCCAACAAGGAGTGCCTCGTCTGCGCCGGCGATTTCTTCATGCAGCGCGCCGCCAAGGCGGGCGCCTGCATCCTGCCCGCGGATTCCGAGCACAACGCGCTGTTCCAGGCGCTGAGCTCGGGCAATCGCGACGAGCTCGTGCGCGTCATCATCACGGCTTCGGGCGGTCCGTTCCGGACCTGGAAGCCCGCCGATATTGAGCAGGCGACGCTCGAGCAGGCCTTGAAACATCCGAACTGGAGCATGGGCCAGAAGATCACGATCGATTCCGCCTCGATGATGAACAAGGGACTCGAGGTGATCGAGGCGTCCTATTTGTTCGCGCTGACGCCGGACGAGATCGACGTCCTCGTTCATCCGCAGTCGATCATCCACGGCATGGTGGAGTTTTCCGATTGCTCGGTGGTGGCCCAGCTCGGCGCGCCCGACATGCGCACGCCGATCGCCCACTGCCTCGGCTGGCCCGACCGCATCAAGGGACCGGCGGCCAAGCTCGATCTGGCCAAGATCGGCCAGCTCACCTTCGAGGCGCCGGATTTCGAACGCTTCCCCGGACTTCGCCTTGCCTACGATGCGCTACGGACGGGGAAGGGGGCGACTACGGTCTACAATGCCGCCAATGAGGTCGCGGTCGCTGCCTTCATCGCTGGAAAGATCCGGTTTGGCGCCATTGCGCGGCTGGTGGAAGCCACGCTGGACGACTGGGTCCGCGGCGGGAACCAGGCTCCGCTGACGTCCGCGGATGATGCAATTTCCGTTGACCACGTTGCGCGAAATAGGGCTGCCGCCCTATTGCCTCAAATTGCCTTAAAGGCATCCTAGTTGGTTGAAGGCCGTCGCCTTTAAGGCGGCGGATAAGGGGAATCGATGTCTGACTTTTTCCTGCATGGTTTCAATACGTTGAGCCACGGGCTCCTCGGCTACGCGGTCCCCTTCCTCTTCGTCCTGACCATCGTCGTGTTCTTCCATGAGCTCGGCCACTTCCTGGTCGCGCGCTGGGCCGGCGTTCGCGTGTTGACCTTTTCGCTCGGTTTCGGTCCTGAGCTCTTTGGCTTCAACGACCGCCATGGCACGCGCTGGAAGATCTCCGCGATCCCGCTCGGCGGCTACGTCAAGTTCTTCGGCGATGAGAGCGAAGCCTCGACGCCATCCGCCGCGACGCTCGAGGCCATGACCCCTGAGGAACGCGCCGGCAGCTTCCATCACAAGAAAGTCGGTCCGCGCGCGGCGATCGTGGCGGCCGGGCCGATCGCCAATTTCATCTTGGGCGCCCTGATTTTTGCCGGCATGGCCCTGTATTACGGCAAGCCGAGCACGATCGCGCGTGTGGACGGCGTCGTGGCCGACGGCGTGGCCGCGGCGGCCGGTTTCAAGGTTGGCGACGTCGTCGTCCAGATCGATGGCAAGCCGATCGAGAGCTTTTCCGACATGCAGCGGATCGTCGCGATGAATGCGGGCTCCGCGCTTGTTTTCCAGGTCAAGCGGGACGGGGCCGTCGTGACGCTCAACGCGGCGCCGGCGCTCCAGGAGCGCAAGGATCCCTTCGGCAACAAGCATCGCATCGGCGTGCTCGGCGTCGAGCACAAGTCGCAGGCCGGCGAGGTCTCGACCACGCCCGTCGGTTACGTCGAGTCTCTCAAGATCGGCGTCGAGCAGGTCTGGTTCATCATCTCCAGCACCTTCAAGTTCCTGGGGTCCCTGTTCGTGGGGACCGGCAATCCAGGCGAGGTGAGCGGCGTCATCGGCATCGCCAAGATGTCGGGGCAGGCGGCCAGTGCCGGATTCCAATTCGTCATCAACCTCTGTGCGGTGCTGTCGGTCTCGATCGGCCTGTTGAATCTGTTCCCGATCCCGCTGCTCGATGGCGGTCACCTTTTGTTCTATGCGGCAGAGGTGGTGCGCGGGCGCCCGCTGTCGGAGCGGACTCAGGAGATGGGGTTCCGAATCGGGCTTGGACTTGTCCTGATGTTGATGGTGTTTGCGACCTACAACGACATCTTGCGGATGGCGGCTTCGTGATAGGGGCTTTTTTGTGACGTTGTTTTTAAGCAACGTCTTGGAACGAATTTGAAATTGCGGCGCGCGCGGCCGTTTGCGACGTCGGGGAAATTGGCTACAAGCGGCGTGAACTTGGGGAATCTCCCAGACCGGCGTTGGGGTTGGGTCTGGTATGGAATGATAAGGGCGCGTTGCGCATGAAGTTTGGACTGCGACTCCGGGGGGGCTTGCTCGCAACCCTGATCATGTTCGGCGCGCCGGTGGTTGCCCCGGTTGGGGCTGTTTTTGTGTCTTCGTCTGCGCTTGCCCAGACCGTCCAGTCGATTTCCGTCGAAGGAAATCGCCGGGTCGAGGTGGAGACGATCCGCTCCTATTTCAAGCCGGGCCCGGGCGGCCGGCTGGATCAGGCGGCGATCGATGACGGCCTGAAGGCGCTGATCGAGACCGGCCTGTTCCAGGACGTGAAGATCAACCGCGGCGCCGGCG
The DNA window shown above is from Bradyrhizobium sp. CB1650 and carries:
- the dxr gene encoding 1-deoxy-D-xylulose-5-phosphate reductoisomerase, whose product is MSAVPLRNNKAAAAAARSVTVLGATGSIGDSTMDLLRSAPERYRVEALTANGNVAALAKLAKEFSARFVAIADTSKLAELKAALAGTGTECGAGESAVIEAAARPADWVMAAVSGAAGLKPALAAVDRGAHVALANKECLVCAGDFFMQRAAKAGACILPADSEHNALFQALSSGNRDELVRVIITASGGPFRTWKPADIEQATLEQALKHPNWSMGQKITIDSASMMNKGLEVIEASYLFALTPDEIDVLVHPQSIIHGMVEFSDCSVVAQLGAPDMRTPIAHCLGWPDRIKGPAAKLDLAKIGQLTFEAPDFERFPGLRLAYDALRTGKGATTVYNAANEVAVAAFIAGKIRFGAIARLVEATLDDWVRGGNQAPLTSADDAISVDHVARNRAAALLPQIALKAS
- the rseP gene encoding RIP metalloprotease RseP; this encodes MSDFFLHGFNTLSHGLLGYAVPFLFVLTIVVFFHELGHFLVARWAGVRVLTFSLGFGPELFGFNDRHGTRWKISAIPLGGYVKFFGDESEASTPSAATLEAMTPEERAGSFHHKKVGPRAAIVAAGPIANFILGALIFAGMALYYGKPSTIARVDGVVADGVAAAAGFKVGDVVVQIDGKPIESFSDMQRIVAMNAGSALVFQVKRDGAVVTLNAAPALQERKDPFGNKHRIGVLGVEHKSQAGEVSTTPVGYVESLKIGVEQVWFIISSTFKFLGSLFVGTGNPGEVSGVIGIAKMSGQAASAGFQFVINLCAVLSVSIGLLNLFPIPLLDGGHLLFYAAEVVRGRPLSERTQEMGFRIGLGLVLMLMVFATYNDILRMAAS